One genomic window of Gossypium hirsutum isolate 1008001.06 chromosome D11, Gossypium_hirsutum_v2.1, whole genome shotgun sequence includes the following:
- the LOC107913135 gene encoding methylesterase 10, with protein sequence MERKQHFVLIHGSCHGAWCWYKVVNLLKTAGHQVTALDLGASGVDPKRLEEVTSFSDYLQPLMDFFASLPDEQDRKVILVGHSYAGLCISLAMERFPKKISVAVFIAAYMPHHSSPPGTLIQEYFKRTKVEFLMDCEFTFGNGLDKPPTSALFGPNFMKAIAYQHCPLEDLELGKMLVRPSGLFVEDLVSGNLLTEEKFGSVDRVFIKLEGDKVMMEEFQQLMIQNSPKDVKVISEAGHMVMLSKPHELYRLLQDIGDNFS encoded by the exons ATGGAGAGAAAACAGCATTTTGTATTAATCCATGGAAGCTGCCATGGAGCTTGGTGTTGGTACAAGGTAGTGAATCTCCTTAAAACGGCTGGTCATCAAGTCACGGCCTTGGACCTTGGTGCTTCCGGGGTTGATCCAAAGCGGCTGGAAGAGGTTACTTCTTTCTCAGATTACTTGCAGCCATTGATGGATTTCTTTGCTTCTCTTCCTGATGAACAAGATCGGAAGGTCATTCTTGTGGGTCACAGCTACGCCGGTCTATGCATTTCTCTAGCCATGGAAAGGTTTCCCAAGAAAATTTCGGTTGCAGTTTTTATCGCAGCATATATGCCTCATCATAGCTCTCCACCAGGGACACTCATACAAGAA TACTTCAAAAGGACTAAAGTGGAGTTTTTGATGGATTGTGAGTTCACTTTTGGTAATGGCCTGGACAAGCCGCCAACGTCAGCTCTCTTTGGTCCAAACTTCATGAAGGCTATAGCTTATCAACACTGCCCATTAGAG GATTTGGAGTTGGGGAAAATGTTGGTGAGACCAAGCGGGCTGTTCGTGGAAGATTTGGTGTCGGGGAATTTGTTGACAGAAGAAAAGTTCGGGTCCGTGGATCGAGTTTTCATTAAATTAGAAGGAGATAAAGTGATGATGGAAGAGTTTCAACAGCTGATGATTCAAAACTCGCCCAAAGATGTGAAGGTCATTAGTGAAGCCGGCCATATGGTCATGCTTTCCAAGCCCCATGAGCTTTACCGGCTTTTACAAGACATCGGAGACAATTTCTCTTGA